From Glycine soja cultivar W05 chromosome 4, ASM419377v2, whole genome shotgun sequence, the proteins below share one genomic window:
- the LOC114408150 gene encoding tetraspanin-11-like gives MFRINNTLVGILHTLPLLLSIAAMGDSAYIRVHGDCQKVLQYPLLFGGLFIFVISTLGLVGVLCRVNAALYLYLLATFFVILAFSSFTIVALFVTRNNAPDRAGPSVGYGVGDFSPWLQHYVTDQRNWDVAQSCLVQKRVCHGLAVDANNNDSLAFKRLTTTQIGCCKPPLRCGFTKKNATFWEAPKAGPLANDTDCRTWSNRQDKLCFNCDSCKGGVLANIRSQWRHLTIFNTCVLVLVTTIYVLGCYAIRNNRLEYSNYTTQRKIRMRIPSTVI, from the exons ATGTTCCGCATAAACAACACCCTGGTCGGAATCCTCCACACACTCCCCTTACTCCTAAGTATCGCCGCCATGGGCGACTCCGCCTACATCCGCGTCCACGGCGACTGCCAGAAGGTGCTCCAGTACCCGCTCCTCTTCGGCGGCCTCTTCATATTCGTCATCTCCACCCTCGGCCTCGTCGGCGTGCTGTGCCGCGTCAACGCCGCCCTCTACCTCTACCTCCTCGCAACGTTCTTCGTCATCCTCGCCTTCTCGTCGTTCACCATTGTAGCGCTCTTCGTCACCAGAAACAACGCGCCGGATCGGGCGGGGCCGTCGGTGGGGTATGGAGTAGGGGATTTCTCGCCCTGGCTGCAGCACTACGTCACCGACCAGCGAAACTGGGACGTGGCCCAGAGTTGCTTGGTGCAGAAGCGCGTGTGTCACGGCCTCGCCGTGGACGCTAACAATAATGACTCTCTCGCTTTCAAACGGTTAACTACCACGCAG ATTGGGTGCTGTAAGCCACCGTTGCGATGTGGATTCACAAAGAAGAACGCTACGTTCTGGGAAGCGCCAAAAGCGGGTCCATTAGCGAATGACACTGATTGCAGGACATGGAGCAACAGACAAGACAAACTGTGTTTCAACTGCGATTCGTGCAAAGGAGGAGTGCTGGCCAACATCAGAAGCCAGTGGAGACATCTCACCATATTCAATACATGCGTGCTCGTGCTCGTCACCACCATCTATGTCTTGGGCTGCTACGCCATCAGGAACAATCGGTTGGAGTACTCCAACTACACCACCCAGAGAAAGATCAGAATGAGAATACCCTCCACAGTAATTTGA
- the LOC114409546 gene encoding probable acyl-activating enzyme 17, peroxisomal isoform X2: MSISFSKPPECILRDSPSGESPLSHPSGQWLPGASINPAQNCLNVNGKRSLNDTVIIWRDEQLDDLPLQRMTLEELRDEVWLVAYALKSLGLEKGSAIAIDMPMNVKSVVIYLAIVLASYVVVSIADSFAASEISTRLKISKAKVIFTQDLIMRGDKSIPLYSRVVDAQSPMAVVIPTKGSEFSMKLRNGDVSWHDFLEKVNNLKGKEFIATEQPIETFTNILFSSGTTGDPKAIPWTNITPLKAAADAWCHMDVRKGDVVCWPTNLGWMMGPWLVYASLLNGASVALYIGSPLGSAFAKFVQDAKVTMLGVIPSIVRSWRSTNSTSGYDWSSIRCFGSTGEASNVDEYLWLMGRALYKPIIEYCGGTEIGGGFVCGSLLQAQSLAAFSTPAMCCSLFILDDEGLPIPQNVPGIGELALGPLMLGASNTLLNADHYGVYFKGMPLLNGKVLRRHGDVFERTARGYYHAHGRSDDTMNLGGIKVSSVEIERICNGVDSSILETAAIGVPPSGGGPELLTIAVVFKDSNSTKQDLHQLRMSFNSALQKKLNPLFRVSQVVTLPSLPRTASNKVMRRVLRQQLSETNQNSKI, from the exons ATGAGCATATCATTTTCCAAACCACCTGAATGCATCTTACGTGATAGCCCCTCAGGGGAAAGCCCATTATCACACCCGAGTGGTCAATGGCTTCCTGGAGCATCTATTAATCCAGCACAGAATTGCTTAAATGTAAATGGCAAAAGAAGTTTGAATGATACAGTAATAATATGGCGTGATGAACAACTTGATGATCTCCCTCTACAAAGGATGACACTCGAGGAATTGCGTGACGAAGTTTG GTTAGTTGCATATGCTCTCAAATCTCTGGGTCTGGAGAAAGGATCTGCAATTGCGATTGATATGCCAATGAATGTCAAGTCTGTGGTTATCTACCTAGCTATTGTTCTTGCAAGTTATGTTGTTGTATCAATTGCTGATAGTTTTGCAGCTAGTGAAATATCAACCAGGCTTAAAATATCAAAAGCAAAAGTAATATTTACTCAG GATCTTATTATGCGTGGTGACAAAAGTATCCCCCTTTACAG TAGAGTTGTGGATGCACAGTCACCTATGGCAGTAGTTATCCCTACCAAAGGATCTGAATTTAGCATGAAACTGCGTAATGGTGACGTCTCTTGGCATGATTTTTTGGAGAAAGTCAATAATCTCAA AGGCAAGGAATTCATAGCTACTGAACAACCAATAGAGACATTCACAAACATTCTCTTTTCTTCTGGAACAACag GTGATCCGAAGGCAATTCCATGGACCAATATTACTCCTCTAAAAGCTGCTGCAGATGCATGGTGCCACATGGACGTTCGTAAAGGTGATGTAGTGTGCTGGCCCACTAATCTTGGATGGATGATGGGGCCGTGGCTAGTATATGCATCCTTGCTAAATGGAGCTTCAGTGGCTCTGTATATTGGATCCCCTCTTGGGTCTGCCTTTGCCAAGTTTGTACAG GATGCTAAAGTAACAATGCTTGGTGTTATTCCAAGTATTGTACGGAGTTGGAGAAGTACAAATTCCACATCTGGCTATGATTGGTCTTCTATCCG TTGCTTTGGCTCCACTGGTGAAGCATCTAATGTGGATGAATACCTTTGGCTGATGGGGAGAGCTCTCTACAAGCCTATCATTGAATATTGTGGTGGTACAGAAATTGGGGGTGGATTTGTTTGCGGATCACTACTACAGGCTCAGTCATTAGCTGCTTTTAGCACACCAGCTATGTGCTGCAGTTTGTTTATTCTTGATGATGAAGGCCTTCCTATT CCACAAAATGTTCCAGGAATAGGTGAGTTGGCTCTTGGTCCGCTCATGCTAGGGGCTTCAAATACACTGCTTAACGCTGACCATTACGGTGTCTATTTCAAAGGAATGCCTCTCTTGAATGGAAAG GTATTACGGAGGCATGGAGATGTATTTGAGCGTACTGCTAGAGGATACTATCATGCACATGGTCGTTCGGATGATACGATGAACCTTGGGGGAATCAAG GTGAGTTCAGTTGAGATTGAACGCATATGCAATGGAGTAGATAGCAGCATTCTGGAAACAGCTGCAATAGGGGTACCACCTTCTGGTGGTGGGCCTGAGTTGTTGACTATAGCTGTTGTATTCAAGGATTCAAATAGCACAAAGCAAGATTTACACCAATTGAGGATGTCTTTTAATTCAGCTCTCCAAAAGAAACTAAATCCACTGTTCAGG GTTTCTCAAGTAGTCACACTGCCATCTCTTCCAAGGACGGCATCCAACAAGGTTATGAGAAGGGTTTTGCGACAGCAACTTAGCGAAACTaaccaaaattctaaaatataa
- the LOC114409546 gene encoding probable acyl-activating enzyme 17, peroxisomal isoform X1, with protein sequence MLLGEVSGATLDPTITHMAYYKSLSSITVSDIESHGIAREDAATLHHGLAEIIETHGNGTPATWQHVSNSILNPELPFSFHQMLYYGCYKDYGSDPPAWIPDPESAALTNVWKLLERKGEEFLCSAYKDPITSFDDFQKFSVSNPEIYWKCVLDEMSISFSKPPECILRDSPSGESPLSHPSGQWLPGASINPAQNCLNVNGKRSLNDTVIIWRDEQLDDLPLQRMTLEELRDEVWLVAYALKSLGLEKGSAIAIDMPMNVKSVVIYLAIVLASYVVVSIADSFAASEISTRLKISKAKVIFTQDLIMRGDKSIPLYSRVVDAQSPMAVVIPTKGSEFSMKLRNGDVSWHDFLEKVNNLKGKEFIATEQPIETFTNILFSSGTTGDPKAIPWTNITPLKAAADAWCHMDVRKGDVVCWPTNLGWMMGPWLVYASLLNGASVALYIGSPLGSAFAKFVQDAKVTMLGVIPSIVRSWRSTNSTSGYDWSSIRCFGSTGEASNVDEYLWLMGRALYKPIIEYCGGTEIGGGFVCGSLLQAQSLAAFSTPAMCCSLFILDDEGLPIPQNVPGIGELALGPLMLGASNTLLNADHYGVYFKGMPLLNGKVLRRHGDVFERTARGYYHAHGRSDDTMNLGGIKVSSVEIERICNGVDSSILETAAIGVPPSGGGPELLTIAVVFKDSNSTKQDLHQLRMSFNSALQKKLNPLFRVSQVVTLPSLPRTASNKVMRRVLRQQLSETNQNSKI encoded by the exons ATGCTTTTGGGTGAAGTGAGTGGTGCAACTTTGGATCCTACTATTACACACATGGCTTATTACAAATCGCTGAGTTCCATCACTGTGTCGGATATTGAATCCCATGGAATTGCAAGAGAAGACGCTGCCACTCTCCACCATGGTCTCGCAGAAATCATTGAAACTCACGGCAATGGCACCCCCGCCACGTGGCAGCACGTCAGCAACAGCATCCTCAACCCTGAACTTCCCTTCTCCTTTCATCAGATGCTGTACTATGGTTGCTACAAGGATTACGGTTCCGACCCACCCGCTTGGATACCCGACCC GGAAAGTGCTGCTTTGACTAATGTTTGGAAGTTGCTAGAGAGGAAGGGTGAAGAGTTTCTGTGTTCGGCATATAAGGATCCTATTACAAGCTTTGATGATTTCCAGAAATTTTCTGTCTCAAACCCTGAG ATATATTGGAAATGTGTGTTGGATGAAATGAGCATATCATTTTCCAAACCACCTGAATGCATCTTACGTGATAGCCCCTCAGGGGAAAGCCCATTATCACACCCGAGTGGTCAATGGCTTCCTGGAGCATCTATTAATCCAGCACAGAATTGCTTAAATGTAAATGGCAAAAGAAGTTTGAATGATACAGTAATAATATGGCGTGATGAACAACTTGATGATCTCCCTCTACAAAGGATGACACTCGAGGAATTGCGTGACGAAGTTTG GTTAGTTGCATATGCTCTCAAATCTCTGGGTCTGGAGAAAGGATCTGCAATTGCGATTGATATGCCAATGAATGTCAAGTCTGTGGTTATCTACCTAGCTATTGTTCTTGCAAGTTATGTTGTTGTATCAATTGCTGATAGTTTTGCAGCTAGTGAAATATCAACCAGGCTTAAAATATCAAAAGCAAAAGTAATATTTACTCAG GATCTTATTATGCGTGGTGACAAAAGTATCCCCCTTTACAG TAGAGTTGTGGATGCACAGTCACCTATGGCAGTAGTTATCCCTACCAAAGGATCTGAATTTAGCATGAAACTGCGTAATGGTGACGTCTCTTGGCATGATTTTTTGGAGAAAGTCAATAATCTCAA AGGCAAGGAATTCATAGCTACTGAACAACCAATAGAGACATTCACAAACATTCTCTTTTCTTCTGGAACAACag GTGATCCGAAGGCAATTCCATGGACCAATATTACTCCTCTAAAAGCTGCTGCAGATGCATGGTGCCACATGGACGTTCGTAAAGGTGATGTAGTGTGCTGGCCCACTAATCTTGGATGGATGATGGGGCCGTGGCTAGTATATGCATCCTTGCTAAATGGAGCTTCAGTGGCTCTGTATATTGGATCCCCTCTTGGGTCTGCCTTTGCCAAGTTTGTACAG GATGCTAAAGTAACAATGCTTGGTGTTATTCCAAGTATTGTACGGAGTTGGAGAAGTACAAATTCCACATCTGGCTATGATTGGTCTTCTATCCG TTGCTTTGGCTCCACTGGTGAAGCATCTAATGTGGATGAATACCTTTGGCTGATGGGGAGAGCTCTCTACAAGCCTATCATTGAATATTGTGGTGGTACAGAAATTGGGGGTGGATTTGTTTGCGGATCACTACTACAGGCTCAGTCATTAGCTGCTTTTAGCACACCAGCTATGTGCTGCAGTTTGTTTATTCTTGATGATGAAGGCCTTCCTATT CCACAAAATGTTCCAGGAATAGGTGAGTTGGCTCTTGGTCCGCTCATGCTAGGGGCTTCAAATACACTGCTTAACGCTGACCATTACGGTGTCTATTTCAAAGGAATGCCTCTCTTGAATGGAAAG GTATTACGGAGGCATGGAGATGTATTTGAGCGTACTGCTAGAGGATACTATCATGCACATGGTCGTTCGGATGATACGATGAACCTTGGGGGAATCAAG GTGAGTTCAGTTGAGATTGAACGCATATGCAATGGAGTAGATAGCAGCATTCTGGAAACAGCTGCAATAGGGGTACCACCTTCTGGTGGTGGGCCTGAGTTGTTGACTATAGCTGTTGTATTCAAGGATTCAAATAGCACAAAGCAAGATTTACACCAATTGAGGATGTCTTTTAATTCAGCTCTCCAAAAGAAACTAAATCCACTGTTCAGG GTTTCTCAAGTAGTCACACTGCCATCTCTTCCAAGGACGGCATCCAACAAGGTTATGAGAAGGGTTTTGCGACAGCAACTTAGCGAAACTaaccaaaattctaaaatataa
- the LOC114410694 gene encoding uncharacterized protein LOC114410694, with protein MATTNSEEDNVNLWYLDIGCSNHMTGHREWFVNIDDKVKSKIKFADNNSVTVEGIGNVMIQRKDGQHSFINDVLYVPNMKNNLLSLGQLLEKGYSMQMEDSQMKIFDSNRRLILKAPLSRNRTFKIGI; from the coding sequence ATGGCAACAACAAACTCAGAAGAAGACAATGTTAATTTGTGGTATCTTGACATAGGTTGTTCCAATCACATGACTGGACATAGAGAGTGGTTTGTAAACATTGACGATAAGGTGAAGAGCAAGATCAAGTTTGCAGATAACAACTCTGTAACTGTAGAAGGCATTGGAAATGTGATGATTCAGAGGAAGGATGGACAACACTCATTTATCAATGATGTGCTATATGTTCCCAATATGAAGAATAATTTGCTGAGTTTGGGACAGTTGCTAGAAAAGGGCTACTCAATGCAGATGGAGGACAGTCAAATGAAGATATTTGATAGCAATAGGAGGTTGATTCTAAAGGCCCCTTTGTCAAGAAACAGAACATTCAAGATTGGAATTTAG
- the LOC114410695 gene encoding uncharacterized protein LOC114410695 — MTSSNGNFPASMPVLIGKNYDDWCAQMKVIFRFQDVTKVVQERVQEPDKNPTDAKKVAHRDLMKRDAKALLIIHQCVDADNFQKIRFADTAKKAWDTLEKFYAGDSKLKKVKLQTLRRQYELLQMSDQESIGEFFSRILAITNQMNAYGDKQSDWGIIDKVLRTLTPRFGHIVVEIEQGHNLEEMKIEELQGILEAQEIG, encoded by the coding sequence ATGACTTCCTCGAATGGAAATTTTCCAGCATCTATGCCTGTTCTCATAGGCAAGAACTATGATGATTGGTGTGCTCAGATGAAGGTAATCTTTCGATTTCAAGATGTGACAAAAGTGGTGCAAGAAAGGGTTCAAGAACCTGACAAGAACCCAACTGATGCAAAGAAGGTGGCTCACCGAGATTTAATGAAAAGAGATGCAAAGGCATTGTTAATTATTCATCAGTGTGTAGATGCAgacaattttcagaaaattagattTGCTGATACTGCAAAGAAGGCATGGGATACTCTAGAGAAATTCTATGCAGGGgatagcaaactcaagaaggtgaaGTTGCAGACCTTGAGAAGGCAGTATGAACTTCTACAAATGAGTGATCAAGAAAGCATTGGTGAGTTCTTTTCACGAATCTTGgcaattacaaatcaaatgaatgCTTATGGTGACAAGCAATCAGACTGGGGGATCATTGACAAGGTATTAAGAACCTTGACACCAAGATTCGGTCATATAGTGGTGGAAATTGAGCAAGGCCATAATCTTgaagaaatgaaaattgaagAACTGCAAGGAATACTTGAAGCTCAAGAGATAggttaa